One segment of Nostoc flagelliforme CCNUN1 DNA contains the following:
- a CDS encoding polysaccharide biosynthesis/export family protein: MFIDQSSYMRAFSALCFVSLQVGVFLTAPIQLVVAQPFPPQGQLPRQPPAPVPGTEVVPLGANDEISPQLSRYLLGPGDAIGVVLQRPPGPYRLGIGDGISVSVQRFPDLSFQALINPEGNIVVPLLGKVSLQGLTLEEAQEKIRLGLNRYVVDPVIVLALATQRQDLSFQAVISPEGNIVVPQVGTVSLQGLTLEEAQEKIRLGLSSVFPDPIVVVSLAGTRPVQVTVSGEIFRPGIYPINSPTPRVADALLISGGSTLNADLRQVQVRRKLIDGSVISQTIDLYATLQNGGSIPNLRLQDGDAILVPRREVGNNDGYDRNLVARSSLSTPQIRVRVLNYAAGGLAIQALPNGSTFVDALGGVNLDTANLRDIALVRFDPERGQAVTQKLDAKKALGGDASQNVALQDNDVLVVGRNLIGKITNFLTTITQPFFNVQSFLRFFDDFGGR; the protein is encoded by the coding sequence ATGTTCATAGATCAAAGTTCTTATATGCGTGCATTCAGCGCCCTGTGTTTTGTCAGTCTTCAAGTAGGAGTTTTCTTAACAGCACCTATCCAGCTTGTTGTTGCCCAGCCTTTTCCACCTCAAGGACAATTACCAAGGCAGCCCCCTGCGCCTGTGCCAGGTACTGAGGTTGTACCTCTAGGTGCAAATGACGAAATTTCTCCCCAACTCAGCCGCTATCTCTTGGGGCCAGGAGATGCAATTGGTGTTGTGCTTCAGCGTCCTCCTGGGCCGTACCGCTTAGGAATAGGAGATGGAATTAGCGTTTCGGTGCAGCGCTTTCCAGATTTGAGCTTTCAAGCTTTAATCAACCCAGAAGGTAACATTGTGGTGCCGCTACTGGGAAAAGTTTCCTTACAAGGTTTGACTTTAGAAGAAGCTCAAGAAAAAATTCGCTTGGGTTTAAATCGTTATGTAGTTGATCCAGTAATAGTTTTAGCCTTAGCAACTCAGCGTCAAGACTTAAGTTTTCAAGCTGTAATTAGTCCAGAAGGCAACATCGTAGTGCCACAAGTGGGAACGGTGTCATTACAAGGCTTAACTTTGGAAGAAGCTCAAGAAAAAATTCGCTTGGGTTTAAGCAGCGTTTTCCCCGATCCAATCGTAGTAGTATCCTTGGCAGGGACGCGACCCGTTCAAGTTACCGTTAGCGGGGAAATTTTTCGGCCAGGAATTTATCCGATTAATTCACCAACACCCCGCGTTGCTGATGCCTTGCTAATATCTGGTGGTTCAACTTTAAATGCAGACCTGCGACAAGTGCAAGTACGCCGGAAGTTAATTGATGGTTCTGTGATTTCACAAACTATTGATTTATATGCAACACTGCAAAATGGTGGTTCAATCCCTAATTTACGTTTACAAGACGGAGATGCGATACTCGTCCCCCGTCGTGAAGTTGGTAATAATGACGGTTATGACCGCAATTTAGTAGCACGTTCATCCTTGTCCACACCACAGATTAGAGTCCGGGTTTTAAACTACGCTGCCGGAGGTCTTGCCATTCAAGCACTACCTAACGGGAGTACATTTGTAGATGCTTTGGGAGGAGTAAATCTCGACACTGCTAATCTCCGAGATATCGCTTTGGTTCGCTTTGATCCTGAACGAGGTCAAGCTGTTACCCAGAAACTTGATGCTAAAAAAGCTCTAGGTGGCGATGCATCTCAAAATGTGGCCCTTCAAGATAATGATGTTCTTGTTGTTGGTCGGAACCTCATCGGTAAAATTACTAATTTCTTGACTACCATTACCCAACCCTTCTTCAATGTCCAGTCCTTTCTCCGATTTTTTGACGACTTCGGTGGTAGGTGA
- a CDS encoding cyanoexosortase B system-associated protein — protein sequence MISFSKFFKENQLSQVAALLLLLLLLAIGGVPGYLTGHWQWKQPPPVTTLKELRQIRKTGLALPGWQTIEQAEQQIGEHKWSLQVIKKEGSESQAILLLLPQNGPTDQPEVEWTDVNGWGRSRWGKWDIAQYRSAEFTVKPPAKLTSKVETKVEARFFRAVTPQQTFAVLQWYAMPDGGNPSPFHWFLTDQLAQWRKQRTPWVGVSILIPMEPLGQVETSWPLAQSIGETVQAKLMADSL from the coding sequence ATGATTTCTTTCTCCAAGTTTTTTAAGGAAAACCAATTGAGTCAGGTGGCAGCACTTTTGTTATTGCTACTCTTGTTGGCAATCGGAGGGGTTCCCGGATACCTGACAGGACACTGGCAATGGAAACAGCCGCCACCTGTTACCACCCTCAAGGAGTTAAGACAGATCCGCAAGACTGGGTTAGCCCTTCCTGGTTGGCAAACTATTGAACAAGCAGAACAGCAAATCGGCGAACATAAATGGTCTTTGCAGGTAATTAAAAAAGAAGGTTCCGAATCCCAGGCAATCCTGCTTTTGCTGCCGCAAAATGGGCCTACGGATCAACCAGAAGTAGAGTGGACAGACGTTAACGGCTGGGGAAGATCACGCTGGGGAAAGTGGGATATAGCTCAATATCGTTCTGCTGAATTTACTGTGAAACCGCCTGCAAAGTTGACATCTAAGGTTGAAACAAAAGTAGAAGCTAGGTTCTTTCGCGCTGTCACACCACAGCAAACCTTCGCTGTCTTGCAATGGTACGCTATGCCAGACGGCGGAAATCCATCACCTTTCCACTGGTTCTTAACAGATCAATTGGCCCAGTGGCGTAAGCAACGCACTCCTTGGGTGGGGGTGAGTATTCTGATTCCAATGGAACCTTTGGGGCAGGTAGAAACATCTTGGCCTTTAGCACAGTCTATTGGAGAAACAGTACAAGCTAAATTGATGGCAGACTCTTTGTAG
- the crtB gene encoding cyanoexosortase B: protein MALQQQVKNRNASGLLNLAILGVLLLLYAPILLHWLDGWLNKNISTEHEYFSHGIIGLPFAAYLGWMNRKKWKRLPDTIHPLGPVLLLFGAVFYLSGVTEWVNLSLPVILAGLCLWFKGIPGLRSQGFPLLLVFLATPTAVPYLIAPYTLPLQSFIAGTAGFILNQFGMDVTVDEINLYVGGRIVEVAPYCAGLKMLFTTLYVGLMLLFWTDALSSRRTVISFLSLAVIISICANIIRNTLLTFFHGTGQEAAFKWLHDGWGGDLYSACMLVSLVPLLNWINSYFSASETQQEGESH from the coding sequence ATGGCACTCCAGCAACAGGTTAAAAACAGAAACGCATCAGGCTTATTAAATCTAGCTATTTTAGGCGTTTTGCTGCTGCTTTATGCACCTATATTGCTTCACTGGTTAGATGGTTGGCTGAACAAAAATATCAGTACAGAACACGAATATTTCAGCCACGGGATTATTGGTTTACCATTTGCGGCTTATCTGGGCTGGATGAACCGGAAAAAGTGGAAACGTTTACCAGATACCATCCATCCTTTGGGCCCTGTTTTATTGTTATTCGGGGCAGTGTTTTATCTTAGTGGTGTTACAGAGTGGGTTAACCTTTCCTTGCCCGTTATACTAGCAGGATTATGTTTGTGGTTTAAGGGAATACCAGGTTTGCGATCGCAAGGATTTCCCCTGCTACTAGTATTTTTGGCAACCCCAACAGCAGTACCCTATCTCATTGCTCCCTATACACTGCCTCTTCAAAGCTTCATCGCTGGCACAGCAGGCTTTATACTGAATCAATTTGGTATGGACGTAACCGTAGATGAAATCAATCTCTACGTAGGAGGACGGATTGTAGAAGTTGCCCCCTATTGTGCAGGGCTGAAAATGTTGTTTACTACTCTCTACGTCGGCTTGATGCTGCTTTTTTGGACAGACGCTTTGTCTTCACGCCGCACAGTTATATCGTTTTTATCTCTTGCTGTGATCATTAGTATTTGTGCCAATATCATTCGTAATACTTTACTGACTTTCTTTCACGGCACAGGTCAAGAAGCGGCTTTTAAATGGCTGCATGACGGTTGGGGTGGTGATCTCTATTCAGCTTGTATGCTGGTGTCATTAGTGCCCTTACTGAATTGGATTAATAGCTATTTTTCAGCATCAGAAACTCAGCAAGAAGGGGAAAGTCATTAG
- a CDS encoding DegT/DnrJ/EryC1/StrS family aminotransferase, with translation MNKMTIRVPFVDLKLQHEPIQTQLQHAIQSVLEQGDFILGQAVSDFEAVFAAASGAAYGVGVASGTDAIALGLQACNIGAGDEVILPANTFIATLIGVERAGAKPILVDCDRQTALIDLREAAKAITPHTKAIIPVHLYGQMVSPHELLNFADTYKLLIFEDAAQAHLAEREGYHAGSVGIAAAFSFYPSKNLGAFGDGGMLLTQDSDVAQKMMRLRNYGASQKYFHTEPGTNSRLDTLQAAVLHQKLPYLPQWNRDRLTIAQQYDKELAPLVTAGIIPMENQSDTGHVYHLYVIRVDDSCPIERQQLQEKLTAVGIQTGIHYPIPCHLQPAFTNLGYQPGDFPQAEKLSKEILSLPMYPGLSSSQVKEVVAAIAHAMSTTSKTDKPSPADLGSVVA, from the coding sequence ATGAATAAAATGACCATTAGAGTTCCTTTTGTAGACCTGAAGTTACAACATGAACCAATTCAAACGCAATTGCAACATGCAATCCAATCTGTATTGGAACAGGGAGATTTTATTTTAGGGCAAGCAGTCTCAGATTTTGAAGCAGTATTTGCGGCAGCGTCTGGGGCAGCTTATGGAGTTGGTGTTGCATCAGGAACAGATGCGATCGCTCTCGGTTTGCAAGCGTGTAATATTGGTGCTGGTGATGAAGTGATTTTACCAGCAAACACTTTTATAGCAACCTTAATTGGGGTAGAACGGGCTGGCGCGAAGCCAATTCTGGTAGATTGCGATCGCCAAACAGCTTTAATTGATTTAAGAGAAGCAGCAAAGGCAATTACGCCTCATACCAAAGCAATTATTCCTGTGCATCTCTATGGTCAAATGGTATCACCACATGAACTATTGAACTTTGCCGATACATACAAACTACTAATTTTTGAAGATGCCGCACAAGCACACCTCGCCGAAAGAGAGGGATATCATGCTGGTTCAGTCGGAATAGCAGCAGCTTTTAGTTTCTATCCCAGCAAAAATTTGGGAGCATTTGGGGATGGAGGAATGCTGCTGACACAAGATTCAGATGTAGCCCAGAAGATGATGCGCTTGCGAAATTATGGTGCATCGCAAAAGTATTTTCATACTGAACCAGGTACAAATAGCCGCTTGGATACTTTACAAGCAGCAGTCTTGCACCAAAAATTACCATATTTGCCACAATGGAATCGCGATCGCTTGACTATTGCCCAGCAGTATGATAAAGAATTAGCACCCTTGGTAACTGCTGGTATTATTCCTATGGAAAATCAAAGTGATACAGGTCATGTGTATCATCTTTATGTCATTAGAGTTGATGATTCTTGCCCCATAGAACGCCAGCAACTCCAGGAAAAACTTACAGCAGTAGGGATTCAAACTGGCATTCACTACCCAATTCCTTGTCATCTCCAGCCGGCATTCACCAACTTAGGCTATCAGCCCGGAGATTTTCCTCAAGCAGAAAAACTGTCAAAAGAAATATTATCATTACCGATGTATCCTGGTTTGAGTAGTAGCCAAGTTAAAGAAGTTGTAGCAGCCATCGCTCATGCAATGTCAACAACTTCTAAAACAGATAAACCCTCTCCTGCTGACCTTGGCAGCGTGGTAGCCTGA
- a CDS encoding GAF domain-containing sensor histidine kinase: MMEPENKLFALKDGWDSHESREQQRLKALSDLGLRQPETIPVFEEATQTAAHFLEAPISILGFVDQERHWFKSAVGLSRLGLMNHLAQSRQLSRRESFCTQVVETFQVFVINDTHNLTNAVLANSKLVQDYGIRAYLGAPLIDAEGHCLGALAVMDLVPRNFTNRDIEFLQIIARWSMSEFERNRLLQRKLELSTPAIAPIFSLNDERNTEIKITPAINDSGSVSTKQLKLELLDQLTQELRTPLTSVLGMASVLGREIYGPLTTKQREYLEIIQHSGRYLLSLVNEITELGAMDENSTVLNIAPVDIEMLCQQAINTLEEAANRREQDIRLSIEPGRNRIWPLDKDKVRQILYHLIFSVIQLSATGSIVRIHVSYKEDTLNITIWVSHPWLGDGITEVDPYFRLNSLSLLELTGEVATYNTHAQSQEQGDISSVAVDNSKNLSANHSSFFAASSGINIAKSHGNISRESLGLLLSCQLAELHSGQILIQGSPESGYRYVLSLPLQLATPSQAISDV, translated from the coding sequence ATGATGGAGCCTGAAAATAAATTATTTGCCCTAAAGGATGGTTGGGACTCTCATGAATCAAGAGAACAACAACGCCTCAAAGCTTTGTCAGATTTAGGTTTGCGGCAACCAGAGACGATTCCAGTTTTTGAAGAGGCTACACAAACTGCTGCCCACTTTTTGGAAGCACCAATTTCCATATTGGGATTTGTGGATCAAGAACGCCACTGGTTCAAGTCGGCGGTGGGCTTATCTAGGCTGGGATTAATGAATCATTTGGCACAAAGCCGCCAACTCTCACGCCGAGAATCCTTTTGCACTCAAGTAGTAGAGACTTTTCAAGTTTTTGTAATTAATGATACACATAACCTGACGAATGCAGTACTTGCTAACAGCAAGTTGGTGCAGGATTATGGTATTCGTGCTTACTTAGGAGCGCCACTGATTGATGCTGAGGGACATTGTTTGGGTGCATTGGCGGTGATGGATTTAGTACCGCGCAATTTTACAAACCGAGACATTGAGTTTTTACAAATAATAGCTCGTTGGAGCATGAGTGAATTTGAACGTAACCGACTCCTGCAACGGAAACTCGAATTAAGCACTCCCGCGATCGCTCCAATATTTTCACTCAATGACGAACGTAATACTGAGATTAAAATCACCCCAGCCATTAACGATAGCGGCTCTGTTTCTACCAAGCAACTGAAACTGGAACTTTTGGATCAGCTAACTCAGGAGTTACGCACGCCCTTAACATCTGTACTCGGTATGGCTAGTGTTTTAGGACGTGAGATTTATGGGCCTTTGACGACTAAGCAGAGAGAATATTTGGAAATTATCCAACACAGTGGTCGGTACTTACTTTCCTTGGTAAACGAAATTACCGAACTAGGAGCTATGGATGAAAACTCAACTGTGCTAAATATAGCTCCTGTGGATATCGAAATGCTGTGTCAACAAGCTATCAATACCCTTGAAGAAGCAGCTAATCGCCGTGAACAAGATATTCGCCTTTCTATAGAACCGGGACGCAATCGCATTTGGCCTTTAGATAAAGACAAGGTGCGGCAAATTCTCTATCACCTGATTTTCAGTGTGATTCAACTTTCGGCTACAGGTAGCATTGTTCGTATTCATGTTTCTTACAAAGAAGATACGCTCAACATTACTATTTGGGTTTCCCACCCTTGGTTAGGGGACGGTATTACTGAAGTTGATCCCTACTTCCGTCTCAATTCTTTGTCGCTGCTGGAGCTAACAGGTGAAGTAGCAACTTACAATACTCATGCACAAAGCCAGGAGCAAGGAGATATTTCATCAGTAGCAGTGGATAATTCAAAAAACTTAAGTGCGAATCACTCAAGTTTCTTTGCTGCTAGTTCAGGTATAAATATAGCTAAATCACATGGAAATATCTCTCGTGAAAGTTTAGGTCTGTTGCTAAGTTGTCAACTGGCAGAATTGCATAGTGGACAAATTTTGATTCAAGGTTCACCCGAATCAGGATATCGTTATGTGCTTTCTTTGCCACTGCAATTAGCGACTCCTTCACAAGCAATTAGCGATGTTTGA
- a CDS encoding IctB family putative bicarbonate transporter: MNLVWQRFTLSSLPLKEYLATSYVHRSLVGLLSSWRQTSVLIQWGDAIAAALLSLVYALAPFASSTLIGLLLGACVAFWLLLTLSDEATPANVSSVTPIHLLVLLYWGVAAIATALSPVKKAALNDLGTLTLYLLLFALCARILRSPRLRSWIIILYLHVSLIVSVYGLRQWFFGATALATWVDPESPLSKTTRVYSYLGNPNLLAGYLLPAVIFSLVAIFAWQGWIKKLLALTMLIVNTACLILTFSRGGWIGLVVAILAVMALLVYWKSVEMPRFWRTWSLPIVLGGLIGILVLAVLFVEPVRLRVFSIFADRQDSSNNFRRNVWDAVFEMIRDRPVFGIGPGHNSFNKVYPLYQRPRYTALSAYSILFEVTVETGFVGLACFLWLIIVTFNTAFLQMRRLRQFRSVEGFWLIGAIAILLGMLAHGTVDTVWYRPEVNTLWWLIVALIASYWTPLAQNQTNLSNLEPTVN, encoded by the coding sequence ATGAATTTAGTCTGGCAACGATTTACTTTATCATCTTTACCGCTCAAAGAATACCTTGCTACCAGTTACGTACATCGTTCTCTGGTGGGATTGTTAAGTTCTTGGCGGCAAACCAGCGTCTTGATTCAGTGGGGAGATGCGATAGCAGCTGCTTTACTCAGTTTAGTATATGCGCTTGCACCTTTTGCTTCGAGTACATTAATAGGCTTGTTGCTGGGAGCTTGTGTAGCATTTTGGCTGTTGTTGACTTTATCTGATGAAGCAACACCAGCAAATGTCTCCTCAGTCACTCCCATTCACCTGCTGGTATTGCTCTACTGGGGGGTTGCCGCAATTGCAACGGCATTATCACCAGTGAAAAAGGCGGCACTTAACGACTTGGGAACGTTAACCTTGTATTTGCTGCTATTTGCCCTTTGTGCCAGGATACTAAGGTCGCCTCGCCTCCGGTCTTGGATTATCATCCTTTACCTGCACGTATCGTTAATTGTCAGTGTATATGGGTTGCGGCAATGGTTTTTTGGAGCCACGGCACTGGCAACTTGGGTAGATCCAGAATCCCCTCTGTCTAAAACTACCAGAGTCTACAGTTATTTAGGCAATCCTAACTTATTGGCTGGATACCTCTTACCAGCAGTAATTTTTAGCTTAGTGGCAATTTTTGCATGGCAAGGCTGGATCAAAAAATTACTAGCATTAACAATGTTAATTGTCAATACTGCCTGCCTGATCCTCACTTTTAGTCGTGGGGGTTGGATTGGATTAGTAGTGGCAATTTTGGCTGTGATGGCATTGCTAGTTTATTGGAAAAGCGTGGAAATGCCTCGTTTTTGGCGTACCTGGTCGCTACCGATTGTCTTGGGAGGTTTGATCGGCATATTGGTGCTAGCAGTGTTATTTGTAGAGCCAGTGCGCCTACGAGTGTTCAGTATTTTTGCTGACCGTCAGGATAGCAGTAATAATTTTCGCCGAAATGTATGGGATGCTGTTTTCGAGATGATTCGCGATCGCCCCGTTTTCGGCATTGGCCCGGGACACAACTCTTTTAATAAAGTTTATCCTCTCTACCAACGCCCTCGTTACACTGCTTTGAGTGCCTATTCGATTTTGTTTGAAGTGACTGTAGAAACTGGCTTTGTTGGTTTAGCCTGCTTTCTCTGGCTAATAATAGTCACATTTAATACGGCTTTTCTACAAATGCGACGACTGCGACAATTCAGAAGTGTAGAGGGATTTTGGTTAATTGGAGCGATCGCTATTTTGTTGGGGATGCTAGCTCATGGAACCGTAGATACTGTCTGGTATCGTCCTGAAGTTAATACCCTCTGGTGGCTCATTGTTGCCTTAATTGCTAGCTACTGGACACCTTTAGCTCAAAATCAGACAAATTTATCTAACTTAGAACCAACAGTAAATTAA
- a CDS encoding WGxxGxxG family protein produces MKSNFITAVSAGVLSLSIGVLPLTLSAQAQTTTDPGANTTSGTTTTTTSDDRNGFDWGWLGLIGLAGLAGLGGKKSGNEPTAYRDPNAPGATTYRD; encoded by the coding sequence ATGAAAAGTAATTTCATTACAGCTGTTAGTGCTGGCGTTCTCAGCTTGAGTATAGGAGTTTTACCCTTAACTCTATCCGCACAAGCTCAGACGACAACTGACCCCGGAGCAAATACTACTTCAGGAACGACCACAACGACCACTTCCGACGATCGCAACGGTTTTGATTGGGGTTGGCTAGGATTAATTGGTCTAGCTGGTTTGGCTGGTTTGGGTGGTAAAAAGAGTGGGAATGAACCCACCGCTTATCGCGACCCTAATGCTCCAGGAGCCACTACCTACAGGGACTAG
- the smpB gene encoding SsrA-binding protein SmpB: MSDKSDSYKVISDNRQARYLYEILETYEAGIELTGTEVKSIRAGKVNLQDGYALLRNGEAWLINVHISPYNASGQYFNHEPRRTRKLLLHRKELRKLIGTVEQQGLTLIPLKMYLKRGWVKVSIALGKGKKLHDKREDLKRRQDQRDIQRAMKNY, encoded by the coding sequence ATGAGCGACAAGAGCGACAGTTACAAAGTTATTAGCGACAACCGCCAAGCCCGTTATTTGTATGAAATTCTAGAAACTTACGAAGCTGGAATTGAGTTGACAGGAACCGAGGTTAAGTCGATTCGTGCGGGTAAAGTCAATCTCCAAGATGGCTATGCTTTGCTTCGCAATGGTGAAGCATGGTTGATCAATGTGCATATCTCGCCTTATAACGCTAGTGGACAATATTTTAATCATGAACCACGGCGTACACGCAAGCTGCTGCTGCATCGCAAAGAACTCCGTAAGCTAATTGGCACAGTAGAACAGCAGGGTTTAACTTTAATCCCTTTGAAAATGTATCTCAAACGCGGCTGGGTAAAAGTGAGTATAGCCCTTGGCAAAGGTAAAAAGCTCCACGATAAGCGAGAAGACCTGAAACGACGCCAAGACCAGCGTGACATTCAACGGGCAATGAAAAACTATTGA
- a CDS encoding response regulator transcription factor: protein MPLTILVVDDDLGTRLSVSDYLELSGYSVITANDGQEALVMVDEHHPDLIVTDIVMPQMNGYELVRRVRQQPVFRLLPVILLTARTKTQERILGYQSGCDLFLPKPFELEELAAAIRNLLERSQIIQSEYRFSHKESLGISASTKAVDAHNSLSTQIQKSHLHSSLTHREQEVLELLTHGLSNAEMGHQLHLSPRTVEKYVSSLLRKTSTSNRAELVRFAIKHGLVE from the coding sequence ATGCCCTTGACAATCCTTGTAGTGGATGATGATTTGGGAACTCGTCTGTCTGTTAGCGACTATCTTGAACTGTCTGGCTACTCGGTGATCACGGCTAATGACGGTCAAGAGGCTTTGGTTATGGTCGATGAGCATCATCCAGATTTGATTGTCACGGATATCGTGATGCCGCAGATGAATGGCTACGAACTAGTGCGCCGGGTGCGTCAACAACCAGTATTTCGGTTATTACCTGTAATTTTATTAACAGCCCGAACTAAGACCCAGGAAAGAATTTTGGGCTACCAGTCAGGGTGCGATTTATTCTTACCCAAACCTTTTGAACTGGAAGAGTTAGCAGCAGCAATCCGCAATCTTTTGGAGCGATCGCAAATTATTCAATCGGAGTATCGGTTTTCTCATAAAGAGAGTTTGGGCATTTCCGCCTCGACAAAAGCGGTGGATGCCCATAATTCTCTTTCCACTCAAATTCAAAAATCCCACTTGCACTCATCCCTAACTCATAGAGAACAGGAAGTTTTAGAGTTATTGACTCATGGTCTTTCTAATGCCGAAATGGGTCATCAGCTACACCTGAGTCCTCGAACAGTGGAAAAGTACGTTAGCAGTTTATTGAGAAAAACCTCAACCAGCAACCGAGCGGAATTAGTGCGTTTTGCGATAAAGCATGGTTTAGTGGAATAA
- a CDS encoding low molecular weight protein-tyrosine-phosphatase has protein sequence MAYKLLFVCLGNICRSPSAENIMNHLIEQAGLSEHILCDSAGTSSYHVGSPPDRRMSAAAATKLGIKLRGRARQFQKSDFQDFDLILAMDQENYENILTLDQTKQYQHKVRLMCEFCSRHTLKEVPDPYYGGQEGFNRVIDLLIDACEGLLTKVRS, from the coding sequence ATGGCTTACAAGTTGCTATTTGTCTGCTTAGGTAACATCTGCCGATCGCCATCGGCAGAAAACATTATGAATCATCTAATTGAGCAGGCTGGCTTGAGCGAACACATACTCTGTGACTCAGCTGGTACATCTAGCTATCACGTTGGTAGTCCACCTGACAGACGCATGAGTGCTGCGGCTGCTACAAAGTTGGGAATTAAACTGCGTGGTCGAGCACGACAGTTTCAAAAGTCAGACTTTCAAGACTTTGATTTAATTTTAGCGATGGATCAAGAAAATTATGAGAACATCCTCACTCTTGATCAAACTAAGCAGTATCAGCATAAAGTGCGTTTGATGTGCGAGTTTTGCTCTCGACACACCCTGAAGGAAGTTCCAGATCCCTATTACGGTGGTCAAGAGGGATTTAATCGGGTTATTGATTTACTGATCGATGCTTGTGAAGGTCTGCTGACAAAAGTTAGGAGTTAG
- a CDS encoding YbaB/EbfC family nucleoid-associated protein, translating into MTGKGQGFGFGLGKMKELADAFKKAQQVQEGAKRLQEELEQMEILGESGGGLVKVIVSGNQEPKRVEISPDALGEGAEVLSDLVTVAMKEAYNKSTATMRERMEELTSGLELPGF; encoded by the coding sequence ATGACAGGTAAAGGACAAGGATTCGGCTTTGGCTTAGGAAAAATGAAAGAATTGGCTGACGCTTTTAAGAAAGCGCAGCAAGTTCAAGAAGGCGCAAAGCGACTCCAAGAAGAATTGGAGCAAATGGAGATTCTAGGAGAATCTGGCGGTGGTCTGGTGAAGGTGATTGTCAGTGGGAACCAAGAACCCAAGCGGGTAGAAATTTCTCCAGATGCTCTAGGGGAAGGTGCAGAAGTACTTTCTGATTTAGTGACAGTGGCAATGAAAGAAGCCTATAACAAATCCACAGCAACAATGCGGGAACGTATGGAAGAATTGACCAGTGGACTAGAACTTCCTGGATTTTAG
- the murB gene encoding UDP-N-acetylmuramate dehydrogenase, which yields MTISQAAGNVCTVSALNTKKHQTTNSVDSEVIYLPNTDCTIKPQASLSAFTSYRVGGAADLYVAPRNLEALQASLKYAKERNLKVTTLGAGSNLLVSDRGISGLVIATRHLRFSNFDPKTGQLTVAAGESIPSLALAAAELGWQGLEWAVGIPGTAGGAVVMNAGAHNSCIADMLVSAQVLSPDGTLETLTPEQLGYSYRTSLLQGGDRIVTQATLQLAPGADPAKVVAITREHKKHRLSTQPYNFPSCGSVFRNPKPYSAGWLIEQTGLKGYQIGGAQVAQLHANFIVNRGGAKASDIFCLIRHIQHQVQERWSINLEPEVKMLGEFQGACG from the coding sequence ATGACCATTTCCCAGGCAGCTGGAAACGTCTGCACAGTTTCTGCTTTGAATACAAAGAAACATCAAACAACTAATTCGGTGGACAGTGAAGTAATTTACTTACCCAATACTGATTGTACGATCAAGCCCCAGGCTTCTTTGTCAGCGTTTACTTCCTATAGAGTTGGGGGAGCAGCTGATTTATACGTTGCCCCTCGAAACTTGGAAGCACTGCAAGCAAGTCTTAAATACGCAAAAGAACGTAATTTAAAGGTGACAACACTGGGAGCAGGTTCTAACCTGCTGGTGAGCGATCGCGGTATATCAGGCTTAGTCATTGCTACTCGTCATCTCCGCTTCAGCAACTTTGACCCCAAAACCGGTCAATTAACCGTTGCTGCTGGAGAATCAATTCCTAGCTTGGCATTGGCGGCAGCAGAATTAGGATGGCAAGGATTGGAGTGGGCTGTTGGTATCCCTGGAACAGCCGGAGGAGCTGTGGTGATGAATGCAGGGGCACATAATAGCTGTATTGCAGATATGTTAGTTAGCGCCCAGGTACTTTCACCCGATGGTACATTGGAAACTCTTACCCCGGAACAGTTAGGTTATAGCTACCGAACTTCATTATTGCAAGGTGGCGATCGCATAGTCACCCAAGCCACATTACAACTCGCGCCAGGTGCAGACCCAGCAAAAGTTGTGGCAATCACCAGAGAACACAAAAAGCATAGGTTAAGCACTCAACCATACAACTTTCCTAGTTGTGGGAGTGTTTTCCGCAATCCCAAACCTTACAGCGCTGGCTGGTTAATTGAACAAACTGGTCTCAAAGGCTACCAAATAGGTGGAGCGCAAGTAGCACAACTTCATGCTAATTTTATTGTTAACCGTGGTGGAGCAAAAGCTAGTGATATCTTCTGTCTCATTCGCCACATTCAACATCAAGTACAAGAACGTTGGTCTATTAATTTAGAGCCAGAAGTCAAAATGCTCGGAGAGTTTCAAGGTGCTTGTGGATAG